In the Acidimicrobiales bacterium genome, CACCGCGCTCGCGGCCCTCATCGGCACCGGGCTCATGTTCCACCACATCGACCTGCTCACCGGGCGAGGCCTCTCCGCCACCCAGGCGGCGGCCACGTTCCTCCCGCTCACCATCGCCAGCGCCGCCGGCGCCCTGACCGCCGGCCGCTACGCCGACCGGGTGTCACCGCGGCTGCTGACCGCCATCGGCCTGGTCCTGCTCGGGGCGTCGGCAGCGCTGGTCCAGGTGATCGGCGGCACGGCCACCGCCGCCCTCTACGGGGCCGTCCTCGGGATCGCCGCGTCGTCGATCCGCACCATCGAGGCCACCGCCCTCCCCCGCTGGTTCGGCATCGCCAGCATCGGCCAGATCCGGGGGGTGGTCATGGCCGCCGGGGTGGGAGCCAGCGCGGTGGGGCCGCTCATCGTGTCGCTCGGTCTGGACGTGTTCGGGTCGTACACCCCGGTGCTCAACGTCCTCTGCGGCACCTCACTGCTGCTGGCCGCGGCCACGCTGTTCGTCCACCCACCACGGCCGCGGAGCGCAGCGCCGCTCACGGATCGATGAGCACCCCGGGGTTGAGGGTGGCAGCGGGGTCGAGCGTGGCCTTGGCCGAGCGGAGGGCGTCGGCGAAGAGGTCGGGCCGCTGACGGTCGTACCAGGGACGGTGGTCGCGTCCCACGGCGTGGTGGTGGGTGATGGTGCCGCCGGCGGCGAGGATGGCCTCCCCTGCCGCCGCCTTGACCTCCGCCCAATGCTCGACCTGTGACCCGTGGCGGCTGGGGGCCAGCACGGTGAAGTAGGGCGCCGGGCCGTCGGGGTAGACGTGGGTGAACCGGCAGGTGAGCGTGCCCCCGCCGCACACCTCGCGCAGGGCCAGCTCGACCCCCTCGGTGATGGCGCCGTGCAGCTCGTCGAAGGCGTCCCACGTGCACGCCGTCTCGAAGGTCTCGGCGATGCAGCCGAGCGCCACCACGGCATCGCGCCCGTAGGGGGCCCGGAGGAACGAGCCGCGCCAGGTGCCAGCGGCCCCCTCGTCGGACGACGACCTGATGCCCTCGGGAACGGTGCCTCCGTGGTCGGCGCACAGCTCGACTGCCCTCGCCACCCAGGCGTCGAGGGGGTGGTCGGCCGACTCGAAGCCCACGACCAGCAGCGCCGAGCCGTCGGTCACGCCGGCCGATCCGGCCGCCTCGGCCGGGTCGAGGAGCCGGAGGTTCGACGGCCACAGCCCTGCCTGAACCACCGCCCGGGCGGCGGCGGCGCCCTCGGCGAAGGTGGCGAAGTGCACCCCGGCGGTGGCCTTGAACCGTGGACGGTCCTGGAGCCGCAGCCACGCCTCGGTGATGACCCCGAGGATCCCCTCCGAGCCGAGGAGCAGCCGGTCGGGGGACGGGCCGGCACCCGAGCCCGGCAGCCGGCGCGACTCGAGCACCCCGGCGGGGGTCACCGCCCGCACCGACTCCACGAAGTCGTCGATGTGGGTGTGGTTGGTGGCGTAGTGGCCTCCCGACCGGGTGGCGATCCACCCGCCGACGGTCGAGAACTCGAACGACTGCGGGAAGTGCCGCAGGGTCAGCCCGTGGGGCCGCAGCTGGTCCTCCAGCACCGGGCCGAGCGTGCCGCCCTGGACC is a window encoding:
- a CDS encoding FAD-binding oxidoreductase, which gives rise to MAEVRRRSWWGWGWADEALTSEQVAKIGASIATRPGFGDVEQRDAPDAADLDLRPPRVDAPDALAARCSADPDDRAGHTYGKSFVDTVRGFRGELPHPPDLVARPADEADVVAILDWCAGAGIAAIPYGGGSSVVGGVGCDVGEGYRGVVSVDLTALDRVVEIDRTSRAARVQGGTLGPVLEDQLRPHGLTLRHFPQSFEFSTVGGWIATRSGGHYATNHTHIDDFVESVRAVTPAGVLESRRLPGSGAGPSPDRLLLGSEGILGVITEAWLRLQDRPRFKATAGVHFATFAEGAAAARAVVQAGLWPSNLRLLDPAEAAGSAGVTDGSALLVVGFESADHPLDAWVARAVELCADHGGTVPEGIRSSSDEGAAGTWRGSFLRAPYGRDAVVALGCIAETFETACTWDAFDELHGAITEGVELALREVCGGGTLTCRFTHVYPDGPAPYFTVLAPSRHGSQVEHWAEVKAAAGEAILAAGGTITHHHAVGRDHRPWYDRQRPDLFADALRSAKATLDPAATLNPGVLIDP